From one Suicoccus acidiformans genomic stretch:
- a CDS encoding ABC transporter substrate-binding protein/permease, translating into MMNLKKSLRWLLMSVLLFLSVGQGLQVPLAQAAEVADVQLEIDQDALEEGLETPGVLRIGMEANYAPFNWSQAEGTDGAVEISNSPGEYANGYDLQIAKRLADTLNLDLEIVKLEWDGLPPALESGKIDGIIAGMTPTPERMEQIDFSEGYYESDLVLVVRKDSPFAEAKRLDDFAGARVTGQLNTFHYDMIEQIPDVIQQTAMDSFPTMIQSVLSDKSDAYVSERPGAMAAVAANDELTFVAFDAGLGFDTNNADTTIAVGLRKHSPLTGPINQALATISANERNQLMENMVELNERGGSLGFWDEVRGIWNTYRPQFMRGIANTMIIALISTTIGFLIGLIIAIYRSLPIQRNLANIGYWLYKILDFFVAAYIEIFRGTPMMVQAMLIFYGSKLFFNIDMTSMSAALLIVSVNTGAYLAEVIRGGIIGVDKGQYEGAKAIGMNHFQTMVYVVLPQAIRSIMPALGNEFVINIKDTSVLNVIAVAELFFVTKSAAGSTYLTFQTYFIASVIYFILTFVTTRVLNWLNNRGEGKANYTVHTSSTMSTEVEVN; encoded by the coding sequence ATGATGAACTTGAAGAAGAGTCTGCGTTGGCTCTTGATGAGTGTATTGCTATTTCTTTCAGTAGGGCAAGGCTTGCAAGTGCCATTGGCCCAGGCTGCGGAAGTAGCAGATGTACAACTAGAGATTGATCAAGATGCCTTGGAGGAAGGGCTTGAAACACCGGGGGTACTGCGGATTGGGATGGAAGCGAATTATGCGCCTTTTAACTGGTCCCAAGCGGAAGGAACCGATGGAGCTGTAGAAATAAGCAATTCGCCAGGGGAGTACGCGAATGGGTATGACCTTCAAATTGCTAAGCGCTTGGCGGACACCTTGAATTTAGACTTAGAGATTGTCAAATTAGAATGGGACGGACTACCGCCAGCCCTTGAATCTGGCAAAATAGACGGCATTATCGCTGGGATGACGCCAACGCCTGAGCGGATGGAGCAAATTGATTTTAGTGAAGGCTACTATGAATCGGATTTAGTGCTTGTAGTGCGGAAGGATAGTCCTTTTGCTGAGGCTAAGCGCTTGGATGATTTCGCCGGTGCTCGCGTTACAGGTCAATTGAATACCTTCCACTATGATATGATTGAACAAATTCCCGATGTAATTCAACAAACGGCGATGGATTCTTTCCCAACGATGATTCAATCCGTCCTTTCGGATAAGTCGGATGCATATGTTTCTGAACGCCCAGGGGCGATGGCTGCTGTGGCGGCGAATGATGAGTTGACTTTTGTCGCCTTTGATGCGGGTCTTGGCTTTGATACGAATAATGCAGATACAACCATTGCGGTTGGCTTACGGAAGCATTCGCCGCTGACTGGACCCATTAACCAAGCCTTGGCGACCATATCTGCCAATGAGCGTAATCAACTGATGGAGAATATGGTTGAGTTGAATGAACGTGGTGGGAGCTTAGGTTTCTGGGATGAAGTACGGGGCATTTGGAATACTTACCGACCGCAATTTATGCGGGGGATTGCCAACACGATGATTATTGCCTTGATTTCGACAACAATTGGTTTCTTGATCGGCTTGATTATTGCCATTTACCGCTCATTACCTATTCAACGCAACTTAGCCAATATTGGTTATTGGCTGTACAAGATTCTTGACTTCTTCGTTGCAGCCTATATTGAGATTTTCCGGGGTACGCCGATGATGGTACAAGCAATGCTGATTTTCTATGGGTCGAAATTGTTCTTTAATATTGATATGACCTCCATGAGCGCAGCCTTGTTGATTGTATCGGTAAACACAGGAGCTTACTTGGCGGAAGTCATCCGCGGCGGCATTATTGGTGTGGATAAAGGCCAGTATGAAGGAGCCAAAGCAATTGGCATGAATCATTTCCAAACGATGGTTTATGTCGTCTTGCCGCAAGCGATTCGCAGTATTATGCCAGCTTTAGGAAATGAGTTTGTTATTAACATTAAGGATACCTCAGTCTTGAACGTTATTGCGGTAGCTGAATTATTCTTTGTGACGAAATCAGCAGCAGGTTCTACTTATCTAACCTTCCAAACTTACTTTATTGCTAGCGTCATTTACTTTATTCTGACATTCGTGACCACACGTGTCTTGAACTGGCTGAATAATCGTGGTGAAGGTAAGGCGAATTACACCGTTCATACCTCAAGCACTATGAGTACAGAAGTGGAGGTAAATTAA
- the sufB gene encoding Fe-S cluster assembly protein SufB produces the protein MSEVPVVGDYQYGFQDDGEIIFSTGLGLNEEIIRTISAEKEEPEWMLEYRLKAYEIYKQKQVPDWGADLSDLDFDDLKYYQKAADRPARTWDDVPEEIKVTFERIGIPEAEQAYLAGATVQYESEAVYSRVKDEYDKLGIIFTDMDTALREYPDLVKEYFASVVPIDDNFQAALNTAVWSGGTFMYVPKGVQTDIPLQTYFRMNNEKSGQFERTLIIVEEGARVHYVEGCTAPTFSYANLHGAVVEIIVKKNASCRYSTIQNWSDNVYNLVTKRGKCEAGASLDWVDGNLGSHKTMKYPGIILNGQGARGSIMTIAFAGENQHQHTGAKLYHLAPNTSSTIVSKSIAKDGGRVDYLGQTYFGEKSRGSKSHIECDTIIMDELSKSDTIPFNEIHAPSIELEHEAKVSRISEEQLYYLMSRGLSEAQATELIVMGFIEPFAKELPLEYAVELNRLIAYEMEGSVG, from the coding sequence ATGTCTGAAGTACCAGTAGTTGGAGATTATCAATATGGCTTTCAAGATGACGGGGAGATTATCTTCTCAACCGGACTTGGTCTGAATGAAGAAATAATTCGTACGATTTCAGCTGAGAAGGAAGAGCCAGAATGGATGCTTGAATATCGCTTGAAAGCCTATGAAATATATAAACAAAAGCAAGTGCCTGATTGGGGTGCTGATTTATCAGACTTAGACTTCGATGATTTAAAATATTATCAGAAGGCAGCTGACCGCCCGGCTCGAACTTGGGATGATGTCCCAGAGGAAATTAAAGTAACTTTCGAACGCATTGGTATCCCAGAAGCGGAACAGGCCTATTTGGCTGGAGCCACCGTCCAATACGAATCGGAAGCGGTGTATAGTCGTGTAAAGGATGAGTACGATAAGTTGGGTATTATCTTTACGGATATGGATACTGCTTTAAGAGAGTATCCGGATTTAGTAAAGGAATATTTCGCCTCGGTAGTACCAATCGATGACAACTTCCAAGCAGCGTTGAATACAGCGGTGTGGAGTGGGGGAACCTTCATGTATGTGCCTAAAGGCGTTCAGACCGATATTCCTCTGCAGACATATTTCCGGATGAATAATGAAAAATCAGGGCAATTCGAACGTACCCTTATCATTGTCGAAGAAGGCGCTCGCGTTCACTATGTTGAAGGCTGTACTGCACCAACCTTCTCATACGCTAACTTACATGGCGCTGTCGTTGAAATTATCGTTAAGAAGAATGCCAGTTGCCGCTATTCAACCATTCAGAATTGGTCAGATAATGTGTACAATTTAGTAACCAAACGCGGCAAATGTGAAGCCGGCGCTTCCCTAGACTGGGTCGATGGTAACCTCGGTTCACATAAAACCATGAAGTACCCGGGCATTATCCTAAACGGTCAAGGTGCGCGTGGTTCGATTATGACCATTGCCTTTGCCGGTGAAAATCAACATCAGCATACAGGCGCTAAATTGTATCACTTGGCACCGAATACCTCCAGCACGATTGTCTCGAAGTCTATCGCTAAAGACGGTGGACGCGTGGACTATTTGGGGCAAACTTATTTTGGCGAGAAGTCCAGAGGTTCGAAGTCACACATTGAGTGTGACACCATTATTATGGATGAATTATCTAAATCGGATACGATTCCCTTTAATGAAATTCATGCGCCTTCGATTGAATTAGAGCACGAAGCAAAGGTTTCGCGTATTTCTGAAGAGCAATTATATTACTTAATGAGTCGGGGATTGTCTGAAGCGCAGGCAACCGAGTTAATTGTGATGGGCTTTATCGAGCCTTTTGCCAAAGAATTGCCCCTGGAATATGCGGTTGAATTGAACCGCTTGATTGCCTACGAAATGGAAGGTAGTGTGGGTTAA
- the ilvA gene encoding threonine ammonia-lyase IlvA → MYPELTSEDVLGAYRDLKQSIVHTPLQYNQYLSERYDATIYLKREDLQIVRSFKLRGAMYAINQLSQDELERGVICASAGNHAQGVAYTARLKHIQATIFMPTTTPKQKIDQVEYFGGDYVNVVIQEDTFDKSNEAAHQYAEEHGLTFIEPFDDQNVILGQGTIGVEIHQDLVANGDQADMILVQVGGGGLISGVGAYVKEAMPTAALIGVEPEGAASMQLAMQEGAPTALAKVNKFCDGTAVAKAGELTYHYANNFVDEFISVPEGQVAQSIIDLYSRLAIVAEPSGALTVAALEMMKDRIKGQSVVCVISGGNNDINRMGEIEERAMIYQGLQQYFIVKFPQRAGALREFVTDILNPGDDITRFEYTKRTNRDSAPVIIGIRLGQRENLPGLLERIEAFDPNYINVIENRDLFQLLV, encoded by the coding sequence ATGTATCCTGAACTAACTTCTGAAGATGTTCTTGGCGCGTATCGCGACTTAAAACAGTCGATTGTCCATACGCCTCTCCAGTACAACCAGTATCTCTCGGAACGCTATGATGCGACGATTTATTTGAAACGAGAAGATTTACAAATTGTACGATCCTTTAAATTACGTGGGGCGATGTACGCAATTAATCAGCTGAGTCAAGATGAACTGGAACGCGGAGTCATCTGTGCCTCAGCGGGGAATCATGCCCAAGGGGTTGCTTATACAGCAAGGTTAAAGCATATTCAAGCAACCATCTTTATGCCAACAACAACACCTAAGCAGAAAATTGACCAGGTGGAATATTTCGGAGGCGACTATGTCAACGTGGTCATTCAGGAAGACACCTTTGACAAATCAAATGAAGCGGCACACCAATATGCAGAGGAGCATGGTTTAACCTTTATCGAGCCTTTTGACGATCAAAATGTCATCCTTGGCCAAGGTACCATCGGTGTTGAGATTCATCAAGACTTAGTAGCTAACGGTGACCAAGCAGATATGATATTGGTGCAAGTTGGCGGTGGGGGGCTAATTTCAGGTGTCGGTGCCTATGTCAAAGAAGCCATGCCAACAGCGGCACTTATTGGCGTGGAACCTGAAGGTGCGGCCTCTATGCAACTGGCCATGCAAGAAGGTGCCCCCACTGCCTTAGCGAAAGTAAATAAATTCTGCGACGGAACTGCGGTTGCTAAGGCAGGTGAGTTGACCTACCACTATGCTAATAATTTCGTCGATGAGTTCATTTCTGTACCGGAAGGCCAAGTGGCTCAGTCCATTATTGATTTATATTCCCGCTTAGCCATTGTCGCTGAACCGTCAGGTGCCCTCACTGTCGCAGCTTTAGAAATGATGAAAGACCGCATTAAAGGCCAATCGGTGGTCTGCGTCATATCCGGCGGGAACAACGATATTAATCGCATGGGGGAAATCGAAGAGCGCGCGATGATTTATCAAGGCTTGCAACAGTACTTTATTGTTAAGTTCCCGCAACGGGCAGGTGCCTTGCGCGAATTCGTTACCGATATCTTAAATCCAGGTGATGACATTACCCGGTTTGAATATACGAAACGGACAAACCGCGATAGTGCACCTGTTATCATCGGCATTCGCTTAGGACAACGCGAGAACCTCCCAGGTCTACTCGAGCGAATCGAAGCCTTTGACCCCAACTACATCAATGTCATCGAAAATAGAGACTTGTTCCAATTACTTGTATAA
- a CDS encoding RidA family protein, with protein sequence MKKELNSPLAPEALGPYSQGIRVGDLIFLSGQLGIDQATGELAEGVVAQTEQAFRNIQHVLESDSLSLDNIVKVTVLLADINDFATVNEVYAKHFNEPYPARSAFAVKDIPKGARVEIEVIAHAN encoded by the coding sequence ATGAAGAAAGAACTCAACAGTCCCCTTGCTCCTGAAGCTTTAGGTCCATATTCCCAAGGGATTCGTGTCGGAGACTTGATATTTCTATCGGGCCAATTGGGCATCGACCAAGCAACTGGAGAACTAGCTGAAGGCGTTGTCGCCCAAACAGAACAAGCCTTCCGCAATATCCAACATGTGCTCGAGAGTGACAGCTTAAGCCTTGACAATATTGTAAAAGTTACCGTCCTTCTAGCAGATATCAATGATTTCGCGACCGTCAATGAAGTCTATGCCAAACACTTCAATGAACCCTATCCAGCCCGCAGCGCCTTTGCAGTCAAGGACATTCCGAAAGGGGCACGGGTTGAGATTGAAGTCATCGCTCATGCAAATTAA
- a CDS encoding metal-sulfur cluster assembly factor, with product MRDDITLNPLAEAKADDIQAQLETIFDPEIGLDIYNLGLIYEIHLDEAGLCQVTLTFTGVACACIETVPVELKEKLVTIPGIDEVKVNVVWSPVWNMTRISRLGRMTLGINPN from the coding sequence ATGCGTGACGATATTACATTAAATCCATTGGCAGAGGCAAAGGCCGATGACATTCAGGCACAGTTGGAGACAATCTTTGACCCGGAAATTGGTTTAGATATTTACAACTTAGGTTTGATTTATGAAATTCATTTAGATGAAGCGGGTCTTTGCCAAGTGACCTTAACTTTCACGGGCGTAGCTTGTGCTTGTATTGAAACCGTGCCGGTTGAATTGAAAGAGAAACTTGTGACAATTCCAGGTATTGATGAAGTGAAGGTCAATGTTGTCTGGAGTCCTGTATGGAATATGACTCGCATTAGTCGCTTGGGCCGTATGACTTTGGGGATTAATCCGAATTAA
- the ilvD gene encoding dihydroxy-acid dehydratase — protein sequence MSDKDLRIKSHVYDGAVKSPNRAMLRATGMDDEAFEKPIVGVISTWAENTPCNIHLHDLGKMAKAGVSDSGAWPVQFGTITVSDGIAMGTQGMRYSLPSRDAIADSVEIAIGGHNCDGFVAIGGCDKNMPGCVIAMCNLDIPSIFAYGGTIAPGKLDGKDIDLVSVFEGVGKWNNGDITDEQLKEIECNACPGPGACGGMYTANTMASAIEALGLSLPGSSSHPAITQEKEQDVYDAGEAVKTLIEKNIRPSDILTRESFENAITLTMALGGSTNAILHLLAIAHAANVDLTIDDFNTIQEKVPHLADLKPSGKYVFQDLYEVGGVPAVMKYLYQNGYIHGDCLTVTGKTIAENLEDAPDLKEGQDVIMPLDNPKRADGPLIVLKGNLAPDGAVVKVSGLKVRRHEGPAKVFDTEEEAIEATLRDEIVDDDVVIVRYVGPKGGPGMPEMLSLSSLLVGKGLKVCLLTDGRFSGGSHGFVVGHIAPEAQDGGPIGLVEDGDIIIIDQDTRELTMKVSDEELAERDKQRVIPPLETRGALGKYAHLVSSASKGAITDLWQREDL from the coding sequence ATGAGCGACAAAGATTTAAGAATTAAAAGCCATGTCTATGATGGCGCAGTTAAATCGCCCAACCGGGCTATGCTAAGAGCTACCGGGATGGACGATGAAGCATTCGAAAAACCAATTGTTGGTGTCATCAGTACATGGGCAGAGAATACGCCTTGTAACATTCATTTGCACGATTTAGGCAAAATGGCCAAAGCCGGTGTATCAGACAGCGGGGCTTGGCCAGTTCAATTCGGAACGATTACGGTATCCGATGGGATTGCCATGGGTACACAAGGCATGCGCTATTCATTACCTAGCCGGGATGCAATTGCTGATTCTGTTGAAATTGCAATTGGTGGCCATAACTGTGATGGTTTTGTGGCGATTGGTGGCTGTGATAAGAACATGCCTGGTTGTGTGATTGCCATGTGTAATTTAGATATTCCCTCTATCTTCGCTTATGGCGGAACTATTGCACCAGGTAAATTAGACGGCAAAGATATTGATCTTGTCTCCGTCTTTGAAGGTGTTGGTAAGTGGAATAACGGTGATATTACTGATGAGCAGCTAAAAGAAATTGAATGTAATGCCTGTCCTGGTCCAGGTGCATGCGGTGGAATGTACACAGCGAACACGATGGCTTCAGCTATTGAAGCACTTGGTTTAAGTTTACCGGGCTCATCCTCTCACCCTGCCATCACCCAAGAGAAAGAACAAGATGTGTATGATGCAGGTGAGGCTGTCAAGACTTTAATCGAAAAGAATATTCGCCCAAGCGATATTCTAACGCGTGAATCTTTTGAGAATGCGATTACCTTAACGATGGCTTTAGGCGGATCTACGAATGCAATTCTCCATTTATTAGCCATTGCCCATGCTGCCAATGTGGACTTGACGATTGATGACTTTAATACAATTCAAGAGAAAGTTCCTCATTTAGCAGATTTAAAACCATCCGGTAAATACGTCTTCCAAGACTTATATGAAGTAGGCGGCGTGCCAGCTGTGATGAAATACTTATATCAGAACGGTTATATCCACGGTGATTGCCTCACAGTTACAGGCAAGACGATTGCTGAGAACTTAGAAGATGCCCCAGACTTGAAAGAAGGCCAAGACGTAATCATGCCTTTAGATAATCCTAAACGTGCTGATGGCCCACTTATTGTCCTCAAAGGAAACTTAGCGCCTGACGGTGCCGTTGTTAAAGTATCCGGCTTGAAAGTTCGTCGTCATGAAGGACCTGCTAAAGTCTTCGACACCGAAGAAGAAGCGATTGAGGCAACCTTACGCGATGAAATCGTAGATGACGATGTGGTAATTGTTCGTTATGTAGGGCCTAAGGGTGGACCAGGTATGCCAGAGATGCTTTCGCTATCTAGTTTACTTGTTGGTAAAGGCTTAAAAGTCTGTCTCCTAACAGACGGTCGCTTCTCAGGTGGGTCTCACGGCTTTGTCGTTGGACACATTGCCCCTGAAGCACAAGACGGCGGACCAATCGGCCTTGTTGAAGATGGTGACATCATTATTATCGACCAAGATACCCGCGAATTGACGATGAAGGTTTCGGACGAAGAACTTGCGGAACGCGATAAGCAGCGGGTCATTCCACCTCTTGAAACACGCGGCGCTCTCGGCAAATACGCTCACCTCGTTTCAAGTGCATCCAAAGGTGCCATTACAGACCTTTGGCAACGAGAAGACTTATAA
- the ilvB gene encoding biosynthetic-type acetolactate synthase large subunit — MEETSQQFTRPIKTGADLIVKSLVDNDVEVLFSYPGGAVLPIFDSMYELDPPFSNILCRHEQGLAHAAEGYARVTGKPGVVLATSGPGATNTLTGIADAMLDSLPMIVLTGQVGTGVIGTDAFQEADVIGLTTPISKYNYQIKAVEDIPRIINEAFHIATTGRPGPVVIDVPKNISEAAVREEYSGDFYLPGYQPTVEPNISQIKRVVEAIAEAEKPVVLVGGGVNLADASKEFLEFVERYQIPVVNSLQGTGAFPGSHELALGMAGMHGTYAANMAINDSDLLINIGARFDDRLTGNLAFFAPNAKVAHIDVDPAEIGKNVKTDIPVVGDAKAALQALLEEETVEVTFAAWTQECLANKKRHPLWFKHQDERISPQWLIQEISERTDNQAIVVTDVGKHQMWAAQFYTQDKSNKFVSSGGLGTMGFGLPAAVGAQIGRPDDTVVLISGDGSIQMTIQELAAVRQYQLPVKIFILNNQTLGMVHQWQELIYSDRYAQSVLDGDLNPDFVKLAEAYGVKGIKVESEDQVPAMLDEVFGNRDAYVVEIMIPATEKVFPMVPAGKANTEMLGVDPL; from the coding sequence TTGGAAGAGACATCACAGCAATTTACACGTCCAATCAAGACGGGTGCAGATTTAATCGTGAAAAGCTTGGTGGACAATGATGTCGAAGTGCTATTCAGCTATCCAGGTGGAGCGGTACTGCCGATTTTTGACTCGATGTATGAATTGGATCCGCCCTTTTCAAATATTCTGTGTCGTCACGAACAAGGTTTGGCCCACGCAGCTGAAGGCTATGCCCGGGTAACTGGTAAGCCAGGGGTTGTGCTTGCTACATCCGGTCCTGGGGCTACCAATACATTAACCGGAATCGCTGATGCGATGCTAGACTCTCTACCGATGATAGTTCTAACAGGTCAGGTTGGTACAGGCGTCATTGGGACCGATGCTTTCCAAGAAGCAGATGTCATTGGTTTAACAACGCCAATTTCGAAATATAACTACCAAATCAAAGCGGTCGAAGATATTCCGCGCATCATTAACGAAGCTTTCCATATCGCCACAACAGGTCGTCCAGGTCCGGTTGTCATCGATGTGCCGAAGAATATCTCTGAAGCCGCTGTTCGTGAGGAGTATTCTGGTGACTTCTACTTACCAGGCTATCAACCTACTGTTGAACCGAACATTAGCCAAATTAAGCGGGTGGTTGAAGCCATTGCTGAAGCGGAGAAACCGGTGGTTCTCGTCGGTGGCGGCGTTAACTTAGCCGACGCTTCCAAAGAGTTCTTGGAATTCGTTGAGCGCTATCAAATTCCAGTCGTCAATTCCTTACAAGGAACGGGAGCCTTCCCTGGCAGCCATGAATTAGCCTTAGGCATGGCTGGCATGCACGGGACTTATGCAGCTAATATGGCTATCAACGATAGTGACTTACTGATTAATATCGGGGCACGCTTCGATGACCGCTTGACGGGGAACTTGGCCTTTTTCGCACCGAATGCGAAAGTGGCTCATATTGACGTAGACCCGGCCGAAATTGGCAAGAACGTCAAGACAGATATCCCCGTCGTGGGTGATGCTAAAGCCGCTTTACAAGCACTCTTGGAAGAGGAAACCGTTGAGGTAACTTTTGCTGCCTGGACACAAGAATGTCTTGCAAATAAGAAAAGACATCCTCTTTGGTTCAAGCACCAAGATGAGCGGATTTCTCCACAATGGCTCATTCAAGAAATATCTGAGCGGACCGATAATCAAGCGATTGTCGTCACGGATGTTGGTAAGCATCAGATGTGGGCTGCCCAATTCTACACGCAAGACAAGTCAAATAAATTCGTATCTTCGGGTGGTCTTGGGACAATGGGCTTCGGCTTACCAGCCGCTGTCGGTGCCCAAATTGGTCGTCCAGACGATACGGTTGTATTAATTTCGGGTGATGGTAGTATTCAAATGACCATCCAAGAACTTGCTGCCGTTCGTCAGTACCAGTTGCCGGTGAAGATTTTTATCTTAAATAACCAAACCTTGGGTATGGTTCACCAATGGCAGGAACTTATTTATTCCGACCGCTACGCCCAATCCGTGTTAGACGGTGACTTAAACCCTGATTTCGTAAAACTTGCGGAAGCTTATGGCGTTAAAGGCATTAAAGTTGAAAGTGAAGACCAAGTCCCAGCGATGTTAGACGAAGTGTTTGGTAATCGGGATGCTTATGTGGTTGAAATTATGATTCCAGCAACAGAGAAAGTATTCCCAATGGTCCCTGCTGGCAAAGCAAATACTGAAATGTTAGGAGTTGATCCCCTATGA
- the ilvN gene encoding acetolactate synthase small subunit, which translates to MKRIITATVENSSGVLNRLTGLFARRTFNIESITVGTTPDETISKMTFVVQVESAEEAEQLIKQLNKQIDVIKVNDITDLPIVKRELALIKVKVSKSTRPEVQSIIEPFRTNILDVSKNSITIEVTGNTSKVDALIDLLTPYGIIEVSRTGITAFPRGTK; encoded by the coding sequence ATGAAACGAATCATCACAGCTACTGTAGAGAACTCAAGCGGTGTGTTGAATCGATTGACGGGATTATTTGCCCGACGCACTTTTAACATTGAAAGTATCACGGTGGGTACAACGCCAGATGAAACGATTTCGAAGATGACCTTTGTCGTCCAAGTTGAAAGCGCGGAAGAAGCCGAACAGCTCATTAAGCAATTGAACAAGCAAATCGATGTTATTAAAGTTAACGACATCACCGATTTGCCGATTGTTAAGCGGGAATTAGCTCTGATTAAAGTGAAAGTTTCCAAATCGACTCGTCCGGAAGTTCAAAGTATCATCGAACCTTTCCGTACAAATATTCTTGACGTTTCCAAAAATTCGATTACTATAGAAGTTACCGGTAACACTTCAAAAGTCGATGCCCTCATCGACCTTCTGACGCCATACGGCATTATCGAAGTTTCACGTACTGGTATTACAGCCTTCCCTCGCGGAACGAAATGA
- the ilvC gene encoding ketol-acid reductoisomerase, whose translation MAKVYYDSDVNTAILEDKTIAIIGYGSQGHAHAKNLRDSGFNVIVGLREGKSFDAAKEDGFDVKSVAEAAKEADVIMILTPDEHQKAIYEAHIADNLEAGNALVFAHGFNIHYGQIVPPADVDVFLVAPKGPGHLVRRTYEEGAGVPSLVGVYQDATGHAKELGMAYAVGNGGGRAGILETTFKEETETDLFGEQAVLCGGVSELIKTGFEVLTEAGYQPESAYFEVLHEMKLIVDLIYEGGLENMRYSISDTAEWGDYMSGPRIITADTKQAMRDVLTDIQTGEFARNWILENQAGRPKFNAIKRNELEHPITEVGKELRGLMPFIGESLVD comes from the coding sequence ATGGCAAAAGTTTACTATGATTCAGACGTTAATACAGCAATTCTTGAAGATAAGACAATCGCAATCATCGGTTATGGCTCACAAGGTCATGCCCATGCAAAGAACTTACGCGATAGTGGCTTTAACGTAATCGTAGGTTTACGTGAAGGTAAATCATTTGATGCAGCTAAAGAAGACGGTTTCGACGTTAAATCTGTTGCTGAAGCTGCAAAAGAAGCGGATGTAATCATGATCTTAACACCTGACGAGCACCAAAAAGCAATCTACGAAGCCCATATTGCTGATAACTTGGAAGCTGGTAATGCTCTAGTATTCGCTCACGGCTTCAACATCCACTACGGACAAATCGTACCACCAGCAGATGTTGACGTATTCCTAGTAGCACCAAAAGGCCCTGGTCACTTAGTACGTCGTACTTACGAAGAAGGTGCAGGGGTACCATCTCTCGTTGGTGTATACCAAGACGCTACAGGCCATGCTAAAGAATTAGGAATGGCTTATGCTGTAGGTAACGGTGGCGGACGCGCTGGTATCTTAGAGACAACCTTCAAAGAAGAGACTGAAACAGACTTATTCGGTGAACAAGCTGTTCTATGTGGTGGGGTTAGCGAATTAATTAAGACTGGTTTCGAAGTCTTAACTGAAGCTGGCTACCAACCAGAATCTGCCTACTTCGAAGTGTTACACGAAATGAAATTAATCGTTGACCTTATTTATGAAGGTGGCCTAGAGAACATGCGCTACTCAATCTCAGATACAGCTGAGTGGGGAGACTACATGAGTGGACCACGCATCATCACTGCTGATACGAAACAAGCAATGCGTGATGTATTAACAGATATCCAAACAGGTGAATTCGCCCGCAACTGGATCTTAGAAAACCAAGCAGGACGTCCTAAATTCAACGCAATCAAACGCAATGAATTAGAACATCCAATCACTGAAGTTGGTAAAGAACTTCGTGGCTTAATGCCATTCATCGGTGAATCTTTAGTAGACTAA
- a CDS encoding ABC transporter ATP-binding protein, whose protein sequence is MQAIIRVENISWQRQGRKILEDVTWEVKPGEQWAILGLNGSGKTSLLNIVTGFQFPSSGYTEVLGTVFGKGGNIPNLRQEIGFVSSALKRFEKPFNSQTAKAIVLTGKYQSAQIFSFHEITAEDEARAEAILERLGIGYLTKQYYRTCSQGEQRRILIARALMNRPRLLILDEPCAGLDVKAREEVLAMIDRLAASETQVLYVTHYIEEITPAITHLLLLKDGSVVAQGPKAEVLTDENLTQTYKLPVSIREHQGRAYLQIEQA, encoded by the coding sequence ATGCAAGCAATCATTCGAGTCGAAAATATCTCCTGGCAAAGACAAGGCAGAAAGATTCTAGAAGACGTGACCTGGGAAGTAAAACCTGGAGAGCAATGGGCTATCCTTGGCTTAAACGGTTCGGGCAAGACCAGCTTGTTAAATATCGTCACTGGCTTTCAATTCCCATCATCGGGCTACACCGAAGTGTTAGGCACCGTCTTTGGCAAAGGGGGTAACATCCCGAATCTCCGTCAAGAGATCGGCTTTGTTTCCAGTGCTTTGAAGCGTTTTGAAAAGCCCTTTAATAGTCAGACAGCAAAAGCCATTGTCCTTACCGGGAAATATCAAAGTGCTCAAATCTTTAGTTTCCATGAGATTACGGCAGAAGATGAGGCTCGGGCTGAAGCTATTTTGGAACGTTTGGGTATTGGTTATTTAACAAAGCAATATTACCGCACGTGTTCCCAAGGTGAACAACGTCGTATCCTCATTGCTCGGGCCTTAATGAACCGGCCGAGGCTGTTGATTTTAGATGAGCCGTGTGCAGGGCTTGATGTAAAGGCTCGGGAAGAAGTCTTAGCTATGATTGATCGCTTAGCGGCCAGTGAGACCCAAGTTCTCTATGTGACGCATTATATAGAAGAGATCACCCCTGCTATCACTCATCTCCTCTTACTTAAAGATGGATCAGTTGTCGCTCAAGGCCCTAAAGCGGAGGTGCTAACCGATGAGAATTTGACGCAGACCTATAAATTGCCTGTAAGTATTCGGGAGCACCAAGGTCGGGCGTATTTACAAATTGAGCAGGCTTAA